In a single window of the Natronosalvus caseinilyticus genome:
- a CDS encoding 2-oxoacid:acceptor oxidoreductase subunit alpha, whose amino-acid sequence MTEDLNWAIGGEAGDGIDSTGKIFAQALSRAGRHVFTSKDFASRIRGGYTAYKIRTSTDRVQSVVDRLDILVALTQRTIDENLDELHEGSAVIYDGERSWDAEIPDEITAVDVPLKSLAEEAGGAIMLNVVALGAACELTGFDVAYLDEALEKRFGGKGSKIVDNNKDAARKGRDYVQENYDLDLGYALETTDEDYVLLNGDEAIGMGALAAGCRFYAGYPITPATNVMEYLIGRIEQYGGHVVQAEDELSAINMALGAARGGARSMTATSGPGIDLMAETFGLVATSETPLVIVDVMRSGPSTGMPTKQEQGDLNMTLYGGHGEIPRFVVAPTTIDECFWKTVEAFNYAEKYQTPVYVVADLALAVTEQTFTPETFDMDAVEIDRGNLLEDDQVAEWLDDQGRFRAHAATEDGISPRAIPGMTDGAHMSTGLEHDELGRRTEDTEVRVEQVDKRNRKVETAKAEEAWDYREFGDEDADDLVVSWGSNEGALREAVALLEDDDVPVRVISVPYIFPRPDLSEEFEAADDVIVVECNATGQFADVLEHDTLQRVKRINKYTGVRFKADELAEEITAKLKEEVPAQ is encoded by the coding sequence ATGACCGAGGACTTGAACTGGGCTATCGGAGGCGAGGCCGGGGACGGCATCGACTCCACCGGGAAGATCTTCGCCCAGGCACTCTCCAGGGCCGGACGACACGTCTTTACGTCGAAGGATTTCGCGTCGCGAATCCGGGGCGGCTACACCGCCTACAAGATACGCACCTCCACGGACCGCGTCCAGAGTGTCGTCGATCGGCTCGACATTCTCGTCGCGCTCACCCAGCGAACCATCGACGAGAACCTCGACGAACTCCACGAGGGCAGCGCCGTCATCTACGATGGCGAACGCTCCTGGGACGCCGAGATTCCGGACGAGATCACCGCCGTCGACGTACCGCTCAAATCGCTGGCCGAGGAGGCCGGCGGCGCGATCATGCTCAACGTCGTCGCCCTCGGGGCCGCCTGCGAACTCACGGGCTTCGACGTCGCCTACCTCGACGAAGCGCTCGAGAAGCGTTTCGGCGGCAAGGGCTCGAAGATCGTCGACAACAACAAGGACGCCGCCCGCAAGGGGCGGGACTACGTTCAGGAGAACTACGACCTGGACCTGGGCTACGCCCTCGAGACGACCGACGAGGATTACGTTCTGCTCAACGGCGACGAGGCCATCGGGATGGGCGCACTCGCCGCCGGGTGTCGCTTCTACGCCGGCTACCCGATCACGCCCGCGACGAACGTGATGGAGTACCTGATCGGGCGAATCGAACAGTACGGCGGCCACGTCGTCCAGGCCGAGGACGAACTCTCGGCGATCAACATGGCCCTCGGCGCGGCCCGCGGCGGCGCCCGGTCGATGACCGCGACCTCCGGCCCCGGCATCGACCTGATGGCCGAGACGTTCGGCCTCGTCGCGACCAGCGAGACGCCGCTGGTCATCGTGGACGTGATGCGCTCGGGTCCGTCAACGGGGATGCCGACCAAGCAAGAACAGGGCGACCTCAACATGACCCTCTACGGCGGCCACGGGGAGATTCCGCGCTTCGTCGTCGCCCCGACGACCATCGACGAGTGCTTCTGGAAGACCGTCGAGGCGTTCAACTACGCCGAGAAGTACCAGACGCCCGTCTACGTCGTCGCCGACCTCGCGCTGGCGGTCACCGAACAGACGTTCACCCCCGAGACGTTCGACATGGATGCCGTCGAAATCGACCGCGGTAACTTGCTCGAGGACGACCAGGTCGCCGAATGGCTCGACGACCAGGGTCGATTCCGCGCCCACGCCGCCACCGAGGACGGCATCAGCCCGCGCGCCATTCCCGGCATGACTGACGGCGCGCACATGAGCACGGGTCTCGAGCACGACGAACTCGGGCGACGAACCGAGGACACCGAGGTTCGCGTCGAACAGGTCGACAAGCGCAACCGCAAGGTCGAGACCGCGAAGGCCGAAGAAGCGTGGGACTACCGCGAGTTCGGCGACGAAGACGCCGACGACCTCGTCGTCTCATGGGGCTCCAACGAGGGGGCTCTTCGAGAGGCGGTCGCCCTGCTCGAGGACGACGACGTTCCGGTCCGGGTTATCTCGGTGCCCTACATCTTCCCGCGGCCCGACCTCTCCGAGGAGTTCGAGGCCGCCGACGACGTCATCGTCGTCGAGTGTAACGCGACCGGCCAGTTCGCCGACGTGCTCGAGCACGACACGCTTCAGCGGGTCAAGCGCATCAACAAGTACACCGGCGTGCGGTTCAAAGCGGACGAACTCGCCGAGGAAATTACCGCGAAACTGAAAGAGGAGGTGCCAGCACAATGA
- a CDS encoding 2-oxoacid:ferredoxin oxidoreductase subunit beta, protein MSSQSEVRFTDFKSDKQPTWCPGCGDFGTMNGMMKALANTGNDPDNTFLVAGIGCSGKIGTYMHSYAIHGVHGRALPVATGVKMARPDIEVMAAGGDGDGYSIGAGHFVHATRRNVDMTYVVMDNRIYGLTKGQASPTSRSDFETSTTPEGSQQPPVNPLALALASGATFIAQSFASDAIRHAEIIEEAIEHDGFGFVNVFSPCVTFNDVDTYDYFRDSLVDLKEEDHDRHDYEAAKGVILDTDKEYQGVMYQNENSIPYHEQHGVTENMAEIPDGAPENATDLVREFY, encoded by the coding sequence ATGAGTTCCCAATCAGAGGTACGATTCACCGACTTCAAATCCGACAAGCAACCGACCTGGTGTCCCGGCTGTGGCGACTTCGGGACGATGAACGGCATGATGAAGGCCCTCGCGAACACGGGCAACGATCCCGACAACACGTTCCTGGTGGCCGGTATCGGCTGCTCGGGGAAGATTGGGACCTACATGCACAGCTACGCCATCCACGGCGTCCACGGCCGGGCCCTGCCGGTCGCGACGGGCGTCAAGATGGCCCGCCCCGACATCGAGGTCATGGCCGCCGGCGGCGACGGCGACGGCTACTCGATCGGTGCCGGCCACTTCGTCCACGCCACCCGGCGAAACGTCGACATGACCTACGTGGTCATGGACAACCGCATCTACGGACTGACGAAGGGACAGGCCTCGCCGACCTCGCGTTCGGACTTCGAGACGTCGACGACGCCCGAGGGGTCCCAGCAGCCGCCGGTCAATCCCCTCGCGCTCGCGCTCGCCTCGGGGGCGACGTTCATCGCCCAGTCGTTCGCCTCGGACGCGATTCGCCACGCCGAGATCATCGAAGAGGCCATCGAACACGACGGCTTCGGCTTCGTCAACGTGTTCAGCCCCTGCGTGACGTTCAACGACGTCGACACCTACGACTACTTCCGAGATTCGCTCGTCGACCTGAAAGAGGAGGACCACGACCGCCACGATTACGAGGCGGCGAAGGGGGTCATCCTCGACACGGACAAGGAGTACCAGGGCGTCATGTACCAGAACGAGAACTCGATTCCCTACCACGAGCAACACGGGGTCACCGAGAACATGGCCGAGATTCCCGACGGCGCGCCCGAGAACGCTACGGACCTCGTTCGCGAGTTCTACTGA
- a CDS encoding DUF6517 family protein, with product MINRRSVLAGAGTGVLATTAGCLDFLLGNEPLEYTAEPVLPAEATLESTGYTEYQSGWQRVTEEAAGREIAASAWSVAYTNDVTIQGKSRDAAVFAAISMPEMSVGGKAMNPLADMDTDELLEELGGELESEFDGLAEPQPTGESFPLGILGANRTVDEFASEAQFDDERLEITLWVTKFTHDDDLIVLIGGFPTQLPDEGVYIEDLMRSVEHPASRDVPAPSLE from the coding sequence ATGATCAACCGGAGATCGGTCCTGGCTGGCGCCGGTACCGGGGTGCTCGCGACGACCGCTGGCTGTCTCGACTTTCTGCTGGGGAACGAACCGCTCGAGTACACCGCCGAACCGGTCCTCCCTGCCGAGGCGACCCTCGAGTCGACGGGCTACACTGAGTACCAGTCGGGCTGGCAACGCGTGACCGAGGAGGCCGCCGGCCGAGAAATCGCCGCCTCGGCCTGGTCGGTCGCGTACACGAACGACGTGACCATCCAGGGAAAGAGTCGAGACGCCGCCGTCTTCGCCGCCATCTCCATGCCAGAGATGTCGGTCGGGGGAAAGGCGATGAACCCGCTCGCCGACATGGATACCGACGAACTGCTCGAGGAGCTCGGCGGCGAACTCGAGAGCGAGTTCGACGGCCTGGCCGAACCGCAACCGACCGGCGAATCGTTCCCCCTCGGGATTCTGGGCGCGAACCGGACCGTCGACGAGTTCGCCTCCGAGGCCCAGTTCGACGACGAACGCCTCGAGATCACCCTCTGGGTCACGAAGTTTACCCACGACGACGACTTGATCGTGCTGATCGGCGGCTTCCCAACGCAGCTTCCAGATGAGGGAGTCTACATCGAGGATCTGATGCGGTCGGTCGAACACCCGGCGTCTCGAGACGTGCCCGCACCGTCTCTCGAGTAG
- a CDS encoding pyridoxal phosphate-dependent aminotransferase has product MTAFSSRVEAVSISGIREVFEAAGEDAINLGIGQPDFPTPEHARQAAVDAIEAGKADAYTSNKGTLELREAISAKYDRDYGLDVDPGDAIVTAGGSEALHLALEAHVDPGQEVIFPDPGFVAYDALTRLASGTPKPVDLREDLTLDPADVEDAITDDTAAFVVNSPGNPTGAVQSEADMREFARIADEHDVLCISDEVYEHIVFDGEHRSPMEFASTDNVVVVSACSKTYSMTGWRLGWVVGSNRRIERMLRVHQYCQACASAPAQYAAEAALTGPQDPVEEMVAAFEERRDVVVEGLEAAGLEVPTPKGAFYVMPKVPEGWCDEVLSRDVVVVPGEAFGENGAGYARLSYATSMDELEEALEIIQEATEAVR; this is encoded by the coding sequence ATGACGGCATTTTCCAGCCGAGTGGAAGCGGTGTCGATCAGCGGAATCCGCGAAGTGTTCGAGGCCGCGGGCGAGGACGCGATCAACCTCGGCATCGGACAGCCGGACTTCCCGACCCCCGAGCACGCCCGCCAGGCGGCCGTCGACGCCATCGAGGCCGGGAAGGCCGACGCCTACACCTCCAACAAGGGTACCCTCGAGTTGCGGGAGGCTATTTCCGCGAAGTACGACCGCGACTACGGCCTCGACGTCGACCCGGGCGACGCCATCGTCACCGCGGGCGGCAGCGAGGCGCTCCACCTCGCACTCGAGGCGCACGTCGACCCCGGCCAGGAGGTCATCTTCCCGGACCCAGGTTTCGTCGCTTACGACGCGCTGACGCGACTCGCGAGCGGAACGCCGAAGCCGGTCGACCTGCGCGAGGACCTGACCCTCGACCCCGCCGACGTCGAGGACGCGATCACCGACGACACGGCCGCCTTCGTCGTCAACAGCCCCGGTAACCCGACGGGAGCCGTCCAGAGCGAGGCTGACATGCGCGAGTTCGCCCGCATCGCCGACGAACACGACGTGCTCTGCATCTCCGACGAAGTGTACGAACACATCGTCTTCGACGGCGAGCACCGCTCCCCGATGGAGTTCGCGAGCACCGACAACGTCGTCGTCGTCAGCGCGTGCTCGAAGACCTACTCGATGACCGGCTGGCGGCTGGGCTGGGTCGTCGGCTCGAACCGCCGCATCGAGCGCATGCTCCGGGTCCACCAGTACTGCCAGGCCTGTGCCTCCGCTCCCGCCCAGTACGCAGCCGAAGCTGCCCTTACGGGCCCCCAGGACCCAGTCGAGGAGATGGTCGCCGCCTTCGAGGAGCGCCGCGACGTCGTCGTCGAGGGCCTCGAGGCGGCCGGACTCGAGGTTCCGACGCCCAAAGGCGCGTTCTACGTGATGCCGAAGGTGCCCGAGGGCTGGTGCGACGAGGTCCTCTCCCGGGACGTCGTCGTCGTCCCCGGCGAAGCCTTCGGAGAAAACGGCGCGGGCTACGCTCGACTCTCCTACGCGACCAGCATGGACGAACTCGAGGAGGCCCTCGAGATCATCCAGGAAGCGACCGAAGCGGTGCGGTAG
- a CDS encoding S8 family peptidase has product MTTRRSLLQGLGALGATMTFTGLASASDGRARYLARTTGDAADAVSAAGFDVRSTLANGRVLLATGPSDATDDLESVSGVSLALPDLAFELETPALVEMADTENSTAVDQVYDQLLWDKQVQQVREAHEHATGAGRTVAIIDTGVDDTHPDLTVDTDASISIIEGQVGDHTGDVGYHGTHVAGTTAANGSVGMLGTAPDATIVSIRVFGAEGGATFGDILTGMEYAAEIGADAANMSIGTDPIPPAANADQYRRVMEPIAQSVTSAGTLLVGSAGNSDANLQQSGLFTLPNSLSGVLSVSATAPNDERAFYSNYGSNEIAVGAPGGGYETLEKTLNENPDEVEWPYPTNLVYSTVPGGYGWAAGTSMAAPQVTGLAGLVRELAPDSNTRRVWDAIAQGAEGTDGRSDPEFGAGRTNALEMVERL; this is encoded by the coding sequence ATGACGACACGACGATCACTCTTGCAGGGACTGGGTGCACTGGGCGCAACAATGACGTTTACCGGACTCGCGAGCGCGAGCGACGGACGGGCGCGCTACCTCGCCAGGACTACGGGTGACGCGGCCGATGCCGTCTCGGCCGCCGGATTCGACGTTCGGTCGACACTCGCGAATGGCCGCGTGCTTCTCGCGACCGGTCCGTCAGACGCGACCGACGACCTCGAGTCCGTTAGCGGCGTCTCGCTCGCGCTGCCTGACCTCGCGTTCGAACTCGAGACGCCCGCCCTCGTCGAAATGGCGGACACGGAAAACAGCACCGCGGTCGACCAGGTCTACGACCAGTTGCTCTGGGACAAACAGGTACAGCAGGTCAGGGAGGCCCACGAACACGCAACTGGTGCGGGCCGGACCGTCGCGATCATCGACACCGGCGTCGACGACACGCATCCCGATCTCACCGTCGACACCGACGCGAGTATTTCGATCATCGAGGGTCAGGTCGGCGACCACACGGGCGACGTCGGGTATCACGGCACGCACGTGGCCGGCACGACGGCCGCGAACGGGAGTGTCGGTATGCTCGGTACGGCCCCCGACGCGACCATCGTCTCGATTCGGGTCTTCGGCGCCGAGGGTGGGGCCACCTTCGGCGACATTCTTACCGGCATGGAATACGCCGCGGAAATCGGGGCCGACGCCGCCAACATGAGCATCGGTACGGATCCAATCCCGCCGGCGGCGAACGCCGACCAGTATCGGCGAGTCATGGAACCGATCGCCCAGTCGGTCACGAGCGCCGGAACCCTGCTCGTCGGCTCAGCGGGCAACTCCGATGCGAACCTCCAGCAGAGCGGCCTCTTCACGCTGCCCAACAGCCTCTCTGGGGTGCTCTCGGTGAGCGCGACGGCGCCGAACGACGAGCGCGCGTTCTACTCGAACTACGGGTCGAACGAGATCGCCGTCGGCGCGCCCGGCGGCGGGTACGAGACCCTCGAGAAGACCCTCAACGAGAACCCCGACGAGGTCGAGTGGCCGTACCCCACCAACCTCGTGTACTCGACCGTTCCCGGCGGCTACGGCTGGGCCGCCGGCACCTCGATGGCCGCCCCGCAGGTCACCGGCCTCGCCGGACTCGTTCGCGAACTCGCACCTGACAGCAACACTCGGCGAGTCTGGGACGCAATCGCCCAGGGCGCCGAGGGAACGGACGGTCGAAGCGATCCCGAGTTCGGAGCCGGTCGGACGAACGCGCTCGAGATGGTCGAACGCCTCTAG
- a CDS encoding UbiA family prenyltransferase, giving the protein MALARRGSGLGAGARAYWSQVHPVFMLPPLAASLFGAVLARGIDPGVASVHVLAMFAAVYTAHLKDGYVDFHVRGEDDDHPLTIAGCRAGLLASSLLFAACCLFLFLTVDWVAVALTVPTWLVAYHHAPQLDTNPLTATTGYPLGIALSVLGGYYAQATAISLLALGFAVVFLVLLSGIKVIDDTQDYDYDRSIRKRTVAVVVGPDRAYAVAYGLMITGLLVVTGLAIARVFPPSSVLAVLAFGAVAVVARRAEPELATMLLIRGSYIFLAVLVAAVWFEPLEALF; this is encoded by the coding sequence ATGGCACTCGCCAGACGCGGGTCCGGACTCGGAGCGGGCGCTCGGGCATACTGGTCACAGGTGCATCCGGTGTTCATGCTGCCGCCGCTCGCCGCGTCGCTATTCGGTGCAGTTCTCGCGCGAGGGATCGACCCCGGTGTCGCGAGCGTCCACGTCCTCGCGATGTTCGCGGCGGTCTACACCGCCCACCTCAAGGACGGCTACGTCGACTTCCACGTTCGAGGCGAGGACGACGACCACCCGCTCACCATCGCTGGCTGTCGGGCCGGTCTCCTGGCGTCGTCGCTCCTGTTCGCCGCGTGCTGTCTCTTCCTGTTCCTCACCGTCGACTGGGTCGCCGTCGCGCTCACCGTTCCGACGTGGCTCGTCGCCTATCACCACGCCCCACAACTCGACACGAACCCCCTCACGGCGACGACCGGTTATCCGCTGGGAATCGCTTTGAGCGTTCTGGGCGGGTACTACGCACAGGCGACGGCGATCAGCCTTCTCGCGCTCGGATTCGCGGTCGTCTTCCTCGTCTTGTTGTCGGGTATCAAGGTGATCGACGACACGCAGGACTACGACTACGACCGCTCGATCCGCAAGCGAACCGTCGCCGTCGTCGTCGGTCCGGACCGGGCCTACGCCGTCGCCTACGGACTGATGATCACAGGACTGCTCGTCGTCACCGGCCTGGCTATCGCCCGCGTATTCCCTCCCTCGAGCGTCCTCGCCGTGCTCGCGTTCGGCGCGGTCGCCGTCGTCGCTCGGCGGGCGGAGCCGGAACTGGCGACGATGCTCCTCATCCGGGGTTCGTACATCTTTCTCGCCGTGCTTGTCGCCGCGGTCTGGTTCGAGCCGCTCGAGGCCCTGTTTTAG
- a CDS encoding MFS transporter: MSDSSPAEPSPRRVVFAVVASTFFVGFGGGVVFPILPNLGEVLGISAVMVGLILSANRWTRLVANAPAGVLIDRIGTRTPFVVGLAVEGVATFGYVLAIYASRPDTPLGSAVGVVSSSPEAWFVLARVCWGLGSALVFATAYTITADVSEADSRGTSMGIVRAGITFGFPAGLVLGGVASEVYGNSTAFVLAAAFAGLASVIAYAVVPETHVEEHDSSVSPLDLEVTVPALTVGFVNFGLYFAYVGILFSTLVLYLGAESLTISTTLLGFDVNFGEQGTSGMLMAITVLMGAIFTISGGVASDTVGARVPVLVAFLLLNAVGFLVLTLAGSFVAVVAGCALIGAGQGGVGGPLTALLADLTPEARMGRAMGTNNVLGDVGGGLGPLVALPLARTVGFEVMYAASAGIALLAGLLLVVGIYAHTGSVSPSVEESVI, from the coding sequence GTGTCCGACTCGAGCCCTGCCGAACCCAGCCCCCGCCGCGTCGTGTTCGCCGTCGTCGCGAGTACCTTCTTCGTCGGCTTCGGCGGCGGGGTCGTCTTCCCGATTTTGCCGAACCTCGGCGAGGTGCTCGGCATCTCGGCGGTCATGGTGGGGCTCATCCTCTCGGCGAACCGCTGGACGCGGCTAGTGGCGAACGCGCCCGCAGGCGTGCTCATCGACCGGATCGGCACCCGCACGCCGTTCGTCGTCGGACTGGCGGTCGAAGGCGTGGCCACATTCGGGTACGTGCTCGCGATTTACGCCTCGAGGCCCGACACGCCTCTCGGTTCCGCGGTGGGCGTCGTCTCCTCGAGCCCGGAGGCCTGGTTCGTGCTTGCCAGGGTTTGCTGGGGCCTTGGGAGCGCGCTCGTGTTCGCGACGGCGTACACCATCACCGCGGACGTGAGCGAGGCCGACTCTCGGGGAACGAGCATGGGCATCGTCCGGGCGGGGATCACGTTCGGGTTTCCGGCGGGGCTGGTCCTCGGCGGAGTCGCGAGCGAGGTGTACGGCAACTCGACGGCGTTCGTCCTCGCGGCGGCCTTCGCCGGGTTGGCGAGCGTCATCGCCTACGCCGTGGTTCCGGAGACCCACGTCGAGGAACACGATTCGTCGGTGAGTCCGCTCGACCTCGAGGTGACGGTACCGGCGCTGACGGTCGGGTTCGTGAACTTCGGGCTCTACTTCGCCTACGTGGGAATCCTGTTTTCGACGCTGGTGCTCTACCTCGGAGCCGAGTCGCTGACCATTTCGACGACGCTCCTGGGTTTCGACGTCAACTTCGGGGAGCAGGGTACCTCGGGGATGCTCATGGCGATTACCGTGCTCATGGGAGCCATCTTTACCATCTCCGGTGGCGTCGCGAGCGACACCGTCGGCGCGCGAGTTCCCGTGCTCGTGGCCTTCCTGCTGTTGAACGCGGTCGGCTTCCTGGTGTTGACCCTCGCCGGCTCGTTCGTCGCCGTGGTCGCCGGCTGTGCCCTCATCGGTGCCGGCCAGGGTGGCGTCGGCGGTCCGCTCACGGCCCTCCTGGCGGACCTCACCCCTGAAGCCCGAATGGGGCGGGCGATGGGAACGAACAACGTCCTCGGCGACGTCGGCGGTGGACTCGGTCCCCTGGTGGCCCTCCCGCTGGCGAGGACCGTCGGTTTCGAGGTGATGTACGCCGCCAGCGCGGGAATCGCCCTCCTCGCGGGACTCCTCCTGGTCGTCGGCATCTACGCCCACACGGGGAGCGTCAGCCCGTCTGTCGAGGAGTCGGTCATCTAA
- a CDS encoding methionine adenosyltransferase: MSERNIRVERIDRSAVEDQEVEIVERKGIGHPDSICDGIAESVGSALAREYLDRVGKVLHFNTDETQLVAGEAAPAFGGGEVVDPIYILIVGRATKHYDGQTIPTERIALTAARKYLEAEIPKLTFGEDVVVDVKLGEGSGDLQDVFGEDEVQVPMANDTSFGVGHAPLSETEEIVYNAEQRLNREFAAENPYLGSDVKIMGKREGDSIDVTVAAAMIDEHVPDMDAYVEAVASVREYVADVASEYTGRDVSVYVNTADAVESGSIYLTVTGTSAEQGDDGSVGRGNRANGLITPNRSMSMEATSGKNPVNHIGKIYNLLSTDIAENVVSEVDGIRDLRVRLLSQIGRPIDEPHVADVHVVTEDDVDLETVRPEIEAIVDDGLANVTDITQRVIDGELDTF, encoded by the coding sequence ATGAGCGAACGGAACATCAGGGTCGAACGGATCGACCGCAGCGCGGTCGAGGACCAGGAAGTCGAAATCGTCGAGCGAAAGGGGATCGGTCACCCCGATTCGATCTGTGACGGGATCGCCGAGAGCGTCGGCAGCGCACTCGCCCGCGAGTACCTCGACCGGGTCGGGAAGGTGCTTCACTTCAACACGGACGAGACCCAGCTGGTCGCCGGCGAGGCCGCCCCCGCCTTTGGCGGTGGCGAGGTCGTCGACCCGATCTACATTTTGATCGTCGGTCGCGCGACCAAACACTACGATGGACAGACCATCCCCACCGAACGCATCGCGCTGACGGCCGCCCGGAAGTACCTCGAGGCCGAGATTCCCAAGCTCACCTTCGGCGAGGACGTCGTCGTCGACGTGAAACTGGGCGAGGGGAGCGGCGACCTGCAGGACGTCTTCGGCGAGGACGAGGTGCAGGTGCCGATGGCCAACGACACGAGCTTCGGCGTCGGTCACGCGCCGCTGTCGGAGACCGAAGAGATCGTCTACAACGCCGAGCAGCGACTCAACCGCGAGTTCGCCGCCGAGAACCCCTACCTCGGTTCGGACGTGAAGATCATGGGCAAGCGCGAGGGCGACAGCATTGACGTGACCGTCGCCGCGGCGATGATCGACGAGCACGTGCCCGACATGGACGCCTACGTCGAGGCCGTCGCGTCGGTTCGCGAGTACGTCGCCGACGTCGCGAGCGAGTACACCGGCCGCGACGTCTCGGTCTACGTCAACACCGCCGACGCCGTCGAGTCCGGGTCGATCTACCTGACCGTCACCGGCACCTCCGCCGAACAGGGTGACGACGGCTCCGTCGGCCGCGGCAATCGCGCGAACGGCCTCATCACCCCCAATCGGTCGATGTCGATGGAGGCCACGAGCGGGAAGAACCCGGTCAACCACATCGGCAAGATCTACAATCTCCTCTCGACGGACATCGCGGAGAACGTCGTGAGCGAAGTCGACGGTATCCGTGACCTCCGGGTACGCCTCCTGAGCCAGATCGGGCGCCCGATCGACGAACCCCACGTCGCGGACGTCCACGTCGTCACCGAGGACGACGTCGACCTCGAGACTGTCCGCCCCGAAATCGAGGCTATCGTGGACGACGGCCTCGCGAACGTCACGGACATCACTCAGCGCGTCATTGACGGCGAGTTGGATACGTTCTGA
- a CDS encoding GNAT family N-acetyltransferase gives MPGARITSGERITLRTVEREDVPFLQRAFANPEIRYPIGNPLGNQEQVEIPTEDDDSDQFLVCLDDGRPGQPDEDDVERLGVVYVGDAHYRRPELGYWLAPAYHGQGYGSEALSLVVDYVFRVYDHPAVGAGVFDFNDASRGLLESLGFEEEGRIRRDRFIDGAYRDTIQYGLLREVWRER, from the coding sequence ATGCCGGGTGCACGCATCACGAGCGGCGAACGGATCACGCTTCGTACGGTGGAGCGAGAGGACGTCCCGTTTCTCCAGCGGGCGTTCGCCAACCCCGAGATCAGGTATCCGATCGGCAACCCTCTCGGGAATCAGGAGCAAGTCGAGATTCCCACTGAAGACGACGACAGCGACCAGTTTCTCGTCTGCCTCGACGACGGGCGACCGGGCCAACCCGACGAGGACGACGTGGAGCGCCTCGGCGTCGTCTACGTCGGCGACGCCCACTACCGACGACCGGAACTGGGCTACTGGCTCGCGCCGGCGTACCACGGTCAGGGGTACGGCTCCGAAGCCCTCTCGCTCGTCGTCGACTACGTCTTTCGGGTCTACGATCACCCTGCCGTCGGTGCCGGCGTCTTCGACTTCAACGATGCCTCTCGAGGCCTGCTCGAGTCCCTCGGTTTCGAGGAGGAGGGACGGATCCGTCGTGATCGGTTCATCGACGGCGCGTATCGCGACACGATTCAGTACGGCCTCCTCCGCGAGGTATGGCGAGAGCGGTAG
- a CDS encoding DJ-1/PfpI family protein, which yields MGKDILMIVGDFGEDLEIMVPFQALQMVGHDVDAVCPDKEAGETVKTAIHDFRGDQTYLEERGHDFELNATMDEIDPGDYDALCVPGGRAPEYLRTYEEVIDAVQHFFEEDKPVATLCHGPQILAAADVLEGYEMTSYPAVRAECEAVGCSWVDGVVRDGNLVTGQAWPDHAEWLAAFLDLLGTDISHAEAATAD from the coding sequence ATGGGCAAAGACATCCTCATGATCGTCGGCGACTTCGGCGAAGACCTCGAGATAATGGTCCCGTTCCAGGCACTGCAGATGGTCGGCCACGACGTCGATGCCGTGTGTCCGGACAAGGAAGCGGGCGAGACGGTCAAGACGGCGATTCACGACTTCCGCGGAGACCAGACGTACCTCGAGGAGCGCGGCCACGACTTCGAGTTGAACGCGACGATGGACGAGATCGATCCGGGCGACTACGACGCGCTGTGCGTCCCTGGCGGCCGCGCGCCGGAGTACCTCCGGACCTACGAGGAGGTCATCGACGCCGTCCAGCACTTCTTCGAGGAAGACAAACCCGTGGCGACGCTCTGTCACGGCCCGCAGATTCTCGCGGCGGCGGACGTCCTGGAGGGCTACGAGATGACGTCGTACCCGGCGGTCCGCGCGGAGTGTGAGGCGGTTGGCTGTTCGTGGGTCGACGGCGTCGTCCGCGACGGCAACCTCGTCACCGGCCAGGCCTGGCCCGACCACGCCGAGTGGCTCGCGGCGTTCCTCGATCTGCTCGGAACGGACATTAGCCACGCCGAGGCCGCGACGGCCGACTGA